Proteins encoded within one genomic window of Streptomyces sp. NBC_01314:
- the npdG gene encoding NADPH-dependent F420 reductase, with product MTSTDSSQQPAAKVPAKAPAKDPWDLPDVSGLVVGVLGGTGPQGKGLAYRLAKAGQKVIIGSRAADRAQGVAGELGHGVEGADNAETARRSDIVIVAVPWDGHGKTLESLREELAGKLVVDCVNPLGFDKKGAYALKPEEGSAAEQAAALLPDSRVTAAFHHLSAVLLEDPEIEEIDTDVMVLGEERADVEIVQALAGRIPGMRGIFAGRLRNAHQVESLVANLISVNRRYKAHAGLRLTDV from the coding sequence ATGACCTCTACTGACAGTTCACAGCAGCCCGCCGCGAAGGTCCCCGCGAAGGCCCCGGCCAAGGATCCCTGGGACCTGCCGGACGTGTCGGGGCTCGTCGTCGGCGTGCTCGGCGGCACCGGGCCGCAGGGCAAGGGCCTCGCCTACCGCCTCGCCAAGGCCGGCCAGAAGGTGATCATCGGGTCGCGGGCGGCCGACCGTGCGCAGGGCGTCGCCGGGGAACTCGGACACGGAGTCGAGGGTGCCGACAACGCCGAGACCGCCCGCCGCAGCGACATCGTGATCGTGGCGGTGCCGTGGGACGGGCACGGCAAGACCCTCGAATCGCTGCGCGAGGAACTGGCCGGCAAGCTCGTCGTCGACTGCGTCAACCCGCTCGGCTTCGACAAGAAGGGCGCCTACGCGCTGAAGCCGGAGGAGGGCAGCGCCGCCGAGCAGGCCGCCGCCCTGCTGCCGGACTCGCGGGTCACCGCCGCCTTCCACCACCTCTCCGCCGTCCTCCTCGAAGACCCGGAGATCGAGGAGATCGACACGGATGTCATGGTCCTCGGCGAGGAGCGCGCGGACGTCGAGATCGTTCAGGCGCTGGCGGGCCGTATCCCCGGCATGCGGGGCATCTTCGCCGGGCGGCTGCGCAACGCCCACCAGGTCGAGTCCCTGGTCGCCAACCTGATCTCCGTGAACCGCCGCTACAAGGCCCACGCGGGCCTCCGTCTGACCGACGTGTAG